From Merismopedia glauca CCAP 1448/3, one genomic window encodes:
- a CDS encoding NnrU family protein, whose product MLGMLFGFALAHSGLAALRPIGEAKIGARWYRVLFALVSIPLAVILIIYFINHRYDGVQLWQVQDVPRIASFVWILSAISFYFLYPATFNLLEIAAVQKPQVHLYETGIIRITRHPQMVGQVIWCIAHTLWIGTSFTLVTSLGLIAHHLFAVWHGDRRWFARYGAAFTQVKDRTSVIPFLAIIQRKQSLKWSEFLRPAYLGVTAFILLLWYGHPWLREVTARVYW is encoded by the coding sequence ATGCTAGGGATGTTATTTGGGTTTGCTTTAGCCCATAGCGGCTTAGCTGCCTTACGTCCAATAGGAGAAGCGAAAATAGGTGCCCGTTGGTATCGGGTGCTATTTGCTCTAGTCAGTATCCCTTTGGCTGTTATCTTAATTATCTACTTCATTAACCATCGCTATGATGGGGTGCAGTTATGGCAAGTGCAAGATGTACCTAGAATTGCATCTTTCGTTTGGATACTATCAGCCATTTCTTTTTATTTCTTGTATCCAGCCACATTTAACTTACTAGAAATTGCGGCGGTGCAGAAACCCCAAGTACATCTTTACGAAACAGGGATTATTCGGATTACAAGACATCCCCAAATGGTAGGACAGGTGATTTGGTGTATTGCTCACACTTTGTGGATTGGGACTAGTTTTACCCTCGTGACATCACTGGGATTAATCGCCCATCATCTATTTGCAGTATGGCATGGCGATCGCCGTTGGTTTGCTCGTTATGGTGCAGCTTTTACCCAAGTGAAAGATCGAACTTCGGTAATCCCATTTCTGGCAATTATTCAACGAAAACAAAGCCTAAAATGGTCAGAATTTCTTAGACCTGCTTACCTAGGCGTTACAGCTTTTATTCTCTTACTCTGGTATGGACACCCTTGGTTAAGAGAAGTCACAGCCAGAGTCTATTGGTAA
- a CDS encoding thioredoxin family protein, with amino-acid sequence MISVNQQNFRPEVLESSTPVLVHFGTPWCGLCRAIDPLLINLRDRWGENIKLVGINPDENFHLAKTYTLRTLPTLILFEDGKVVKRLEGFTRRDELLEALEKIPVRSLVSSV; translated from the coding sequence ATGATTTCTGTTAATCAGCAAAATTTTAGACCAGAAGTTTTAGAATCTTCCACACCAGTCCTCGTTCATTTTGGAACACCGTGGTGCGGTTTGTGTCGTGCGATCGACCCACTGCTAATCAACTTACGCGATCGCTGGGGAGAAAACATCAAATTAGTGGGGATTAATCCTGATGAAAATTTTCACTTAGCCAAAACCTATACCTTGAGGACTCTACCTACTCTGATTTTGTTTGAAGATGGTAAGGTAGTGAAGCGTTTGGAAGGCTTTACTAGACGAGATGAGTTGTTAGAAGCATTAGAGAAAATTCCAGTCAGGTCTTTAGTCAGTTCCGTTTAA